The following are from one region of the Paenibacillus sp. KS-LC4 genome:
- a CDS encoding tubulin-like doman-containing protein has protein sequence MKPIVREHIQQLDVSLGGGIVSEKIRVDTIDNPILIIGLGGTGIDALLRLKYQINRRFKLPEDPLSKRKLEKPNNVEFLAFETNEQDRNKKYKGIGLDPINEFVLLSNAEVGGLLQNRSILEPYITDWLSPELSITDGMNGAAGVRQAGRLLLFTKINQVVQSIDKKIKTLSVGTSKKLMVFLLTGLSGGTGSGCFLDISYIVRGIIERDHGSAGVDRVNTLGYLFTPDINLANKSLSEHTREYIKKNGYAALKELDYWMNVDARGERFKQQYGSILSVNSPLPPFNLCHLISATNTEGKLLENAYDYCMNVTAENITNFMASEDKQSGEEFAIHDYISNIRTNIAQMNKQYPANYDYNIIGASSAVLPIEEMTTFLAYRLFSKMDKMFHKAPTQDDVEKFARKLGIDLDTMIKTFESRVPEPLPGFENSERLNYSNVVKMQVVNMDTELEQTFLARAREEYVKAKKQLPGEIVGQFTEQIRRTFLHPEQGPFYVSRLLHTEKGFCLLKMLLSYIEVLRETLLRLPRDIESASIQAEERMGDAKSAFVSKDKKKNSYIEAKINEYWLRADVERTEQMIEFYEDLYQLLNNENNRFYSVFTEVLNVLNGIFAKNGDILINGDEQADHKGNKTYYWNLVGVPDISDVIARIMDKKDVDDLIRDFSQGLLDHSDQWVKEKDIDIVNSISNFLTDKFGDLITRSMEDFLIMKYGNDESIEKFVERFIATKLDEEAVAVFNLSNSSGNLHFPSWGFVSVPQHAPSILKGIRNYQSNAVGKSHFTIKESEVKNRIFWLNTKNGVPLFVYTPLKVYEESYERTILDKEGVGRHLVMTEKVNWTNLPSPIPEKSWGDTYSNARVKGYNARVRAEFQRALGYRIISEKGVDNSMSSRYAVQFTQPFQLQTLLSSYNMEAAAAKPNLGEVKRAVIELRRLLAEGLAPDGVKDIFGSLNEDLAQENLIRSPELLARVREELAKYDAISDKVAELEKLLSLHQDEEKWLDQFIEALYTETIVKKGALYVYDRDPEEEAWAPFANLMKSSSFVEHEVFESFRGLDEKSRAALLRKASRRVTDLTATEDTKLLVHKLDELFNAFLDARDRLEYERIELANGEDLYQFYKQMTSKLNDIRRKLK, from the coding sequence ATGAAGCCGATTGTTAGAGAACATATCCAGCAGCTAGATGTTTCATTAGGCGGAGGTATCGTCAGTGAAAAAATTCGCGTCGATACGATTGATAATCCGATCCTCATTATTGGCCTCGGCGGCACAGGCATTGATGCGCTGTTGCGCCTTAAATACCAGATCAACCGCCGCTTTAAGCTGCCGGAAGATCCCCTGTCCAAACGCAAGCTGGAAAAGCCAAATAACGTGGAGTTTCTAGCCTTTGAGACCAATGAACAGGACCGCAACAAAAAATATAAAGGCATTGGTCTTGATCCAATCAATGAGTTTGTGCTGCTCTCCAATGCCGAAGTCGGCGGCTTGCTGCAAAATCGCAGCATTTTAGAGCCATATATTACGGACTGGCTGTCGCCAGAGCTAAGCATTACCGATGGCATGAACGGTGCCGCCGGCGTACGTCAGGCAGGACGTTTATTGCTTTTTACAAAGATCAACCAGGTTGTGCAAAGCATTGATAAAAAAATCAAGACGCTTTCCGTCGGCACAAGCAAAAAGCTGATGGTATTCCTGCTCACCGGTCTATCCGGCGGTACGGGCAGCGGCTGCTTCCTTGATATTTCATATATCGTGCGCGGTATAATTGAGCGCGATCATGGCTCGGCTGGCGTTGACCGCGTCAACACGCTGGGGTACCTTTTTACGCCGGATATTAATCTCGCGAACAAAAGCTTAAGCGAGCATACGAGAGAATATATTAAGAAAAATGGCTATGCCGCGCTCAAGGAGCTCGACTACTGGATGAATGTTGATGCCCGCGGCGAGCGCTTCAAGCAGCAATACGGCAGCATTCTCAGCGTCAATTCGCCGCTTCCGCCGTTTAACCTTTGCCATCTGATTTCGGCAACGAATACCGAGGGCAAGCTGCTGGAGAACGCATATGACTACTGCATGAACGTGACAGCGGAAAATATTACGAACTTCATGGCCAGCGAGGATAAGCAATCCGGCGAGGAATTTGCTATTCATGACTATATCAGCAACATTCGCACGAATATTGCACAAATGAACAAGCAGTATCCGGCGAACTACGATTACAACATTATTGGCGCTTCATCGGCGGTACTGCCGATTGAGGAGATGACGACCTTTTTGGCGTATCGCCTGTTTAGCAAAATGGACAAAATGTTCCACAAGGCACCGACGCAGGACGATGTGGAGAAATTCGCCCGCAAGCTAGGCATTGATCTCGATACGATGATCAAGACGTTCGAGTCGCGCGTGCCCGAGCCGCTTCCCGGCTTTGAGAACAGCGAGCGTCTGAACTACAGCAATGTAGTGAAAATGCAGGTGGTTAACATGGATACGGAGCTGGAGCAGACGTTTCTAGCCCGTGCCCGCGAGGAATATGTGAAGGCGAAGAAGCAGCTGCCAGGGGAAATCGTCGGCCAGTTCACCGAGCAAATACGCCGTACCTTCCTGCATCCAGAGCAGGGGCCGTTTTACGTGTCACGCCTGCTGCATACCGAGAAGGGCTTCTGCCTGCTGAAAATGCTGCTATCCTATATTGAAGTGCTGCGCGAAACGCTGCTGCGCCTGCCGCGCGACATTGAGTCGGCCAGCATTCAAGCGGAGGAGCGGATGGGCGATGCGAAGAGTGCCTTCGTGTCCAAGGACAAGAAGAAAAACAGCTACATCGAAGCAAAAATCAATGAATATTGGCTGCGCGCCGATGTAGAGCGCACCGAGCAGATGATTGAGTTCTATGAGGATCTATATCAGCTGCTGAACAACGAGAATAATCGCTTCTATAGCGTATTTACCGAAGTGCTGAACGTGCTGAACGGCATTTTTGCGAAAAATGGCGATATTTTGATCAATGGAGACGAGCAAGCCGATCACAAGGGCAACAAAACCTACTATTGGAATTTAGTTGGTGTGCCAGATATTTCTGATGTGATCGCCCGCATTATGGATAAGAAGGATGTCGATGATCTCATTCGCGACTTCTCGCAGGGGCTGCTCGATCATTCCGACCAGTGGGTGAAGGAGAAGGATATTGATATTGTTAATTCCATCTCCAACTTCCTGACCGATAAATTCGGCGATTTGATTACGAGATCAATGGAAGATTTCCTTATTATGAAATATGGCAATGACGAGTCCATTGAGAAATTTGTCGAGCGCTTTATAGCGACTAAGCTGGATGAAGAGGCGGTTGCGGTATTCAATTTGAGCAACAGCTCAGGCAACCTGCATTTCCCTTCATGGGGCTTCGTATCGGTGCCGCAGCATGCGCCAAGCATACTCAAGGGCATTCGCAATTACCAGAGCAATGCTGTAGGCAAATCGCATTTTACCATTAAAGAGAGTGAAGTGAAAAACCGGATTTTCTGGCTGAATACGAAAAACGGCGTGCCGCTGTTCGTCTATACGCCGCTCAAGGTATATGAGGAAAGCTATGAACGGACGATTCTCGATAAGGAAGGCGTCGGCCGCCATCTCGTCATGACGGAGAAGGTTAACTGGACGAATCTGCCTTCGCCAATTCCTGAGAAATCATGGGGCGATACGTACAGCAACGCGAGGGTGAAGGGCTATAATGCCCGCGTTCGCGCCGAATTCCAGCGTGCGCTGGGGTATCGGATTATTAGCGAGAAGGGCGTCGACAACAGCATGAGCAGCCGTTATGCGGTGCAGTTCACCCAGCCCTTCCAGCTGCAAACGCTTCTTAGCTCCTACAATATGGAGGCCGCTGCCGCTAAGCCGAATCTTGGCGAAGTAAAGCGTGCCGTCATTGAGCTTCGCCGCTTGCTGGCTGAAGGCTTGGCACCGGATGGAGTGAAGGATATTTTCGGCAGCCTGAATGAAGATTTGGCGCAGGAAAACCTTATTCGTTCGCCAGAGCTGCTGGCGCGTGTGCGCGAGGAACTGGCGAAATACGACGCGATTAGCGATAAGGTTGCCGAGCTTGAGAAGCTGCTGAGCCTGCATCAGGATGAGGAAAAGTGGCTGGATCAATTTATTGAGGCGCTTTATACGGAAACGATTGTGAAGAAAGGCGCGCTGTACGTCTATGACCGCGACCCAGAGGAAGAGGCGTGGGCGCCATTCGCTAATCTGATGAAGAGCAGCAGCTTCGTGGAGCATGAGGTGTTCGAGAGCTTCCGAGGGCTGGATGAGAAAAGCCGTGCCGCTCTTCTGCGCAAAGCATCGCGCCGGGTGACGGATTTGACGGCGACGGAGGATACGAAGCTGCTCGTTCATAAGCTGGATGAGCTGTTTAATGCCTTCCTCGACGCTCGCGACCGTCTGGAATACGAGCGAATTGAACTGGCGAACGGAGAAGATTTGTACCAATTCTACAAGCAAATGACGAGCAAACTAAACGACATACGCAGAAAGTTGAAGTAG
- a CDS encoding vWA domain-containing protein, which yields MQRKINLLLLLFSLIGGFIGYAIGELMLTQWTGDMPRSVLMGLYFGVLALFIGLGCFVAELVNPHLNGSSWRQRYTGLSWKLFVPATFALLFVAGLGLQFFYGLNIGGLKQVKDIVLVIDNSGSMAETDPDNQRYVAAKQLIDQMDNDKRVAIVGFSDLAQQVLPFTSVDSAANKAAISTAIDSLVPTDGGTDFSRALEEALNTIEAKADTKRGTMVILLSDGFSESDVAPQLALYKEQQIAINSVGLSLVDSRGADLLRNIAESTGGAYYDVQKATEVSTAFQTIYETIDDRTLVTERTGPMADATFYKIVRVISMLLIGGVLGVAIGLFFDNRYLARSFGIGGAVGGLLSGLLLEAWLSGHSLSDSFTRFVAIALLALMISLFTLIVPIRENSRPVSDRRRGAPVPRERGTSGGDGRAKDSRNHGF from the coding sequence ATGCAGCGAAAAATAAACCTGCTACTATTGTTGTTTAGCTTAATAGGGGGATTCATCGGCTACGCCATCGGAGAACTGATGCTGACGCAGTGGACGGGCGATATGCCGCGTTCGGTTCTTATGGGCTTATATTTTGGCGTACTCGCATTATTTATCGGGCTAGGCTGCTTTGTTGCAGAGCTGGTCAATCCGCATTTGAACGGCTCATCCTGGCGCCAGCGGTACACGGGGCTTTCATGGAAGCTGTTCGTACCGGCGACCTTTGCGCTGCTATTTGTAGCGGGCTTGGGCCTGCAATTTTTTTACGGCTTGAATATTGGCGGATTAAAGCAGGTGAAAGACATCGTCCTCGTCATCGACAATTCCGGCAGCATGGCGGAGACGGACCCGGACAATCAGCGTTATGTGGCGGCGAAGCAACTGATTGACCAGATGGACAATGACAAGCGCGTTGCGATTGTAGGCTTCAGCGATTTGGCGCAGCAGGTGCTGCCGTTTACGAGCGTCGACTCGGCTGCCAATAAGGCGGCAATTAGTACGGCGATTGACTCGCTTGTGCCGACGGATGGCGGTACGGATTTCAGCCGCGCGCTGGAGGAAGCGCTGAATACGATTGAAGCGAAGGCGGATACAAAACGCGGTACGATGGTGATTTTGCTGTCCGATGGCTTCAGCGAATCCGATGTGGCTCCGCAGCTGGCGCTCTATAAGGAGCAGCAGATTGCTATTAATTCGGTCGGCCTCAGCCTCGTAGATTCGAGAGGGGCGGATTTGCTGCGCAACATCGCTGAGTCAACAGGCGGTGCTTATTACGATGTGCAGAAGGCAACGGAGGTATCTACGGCCTTCCAGACGATCTACGAGACGATTGATGATCGTACGCTCGTAACCGAGCGCACAGGACCGATGGCCGATGCAACGTTTTACAAAATCGTTCGCGTTATCTCCATGCTGCTGATCGGTGGTGTGCTGGGCGTGGCGATCGGATTGTTTTTCGACAATCGCTATTTGGCGCGCAGCTTTGGCATCGGCGGCGCAGTTGGCGGCTTGCTGTCTGGCCTCCTGCTGGAAGCGTGGCTGTCTGGCCATTCTCTCAGTGATTCGTTCACTCGCTTTGTGGCGATTGCGCTGCTTGCGCTTATGATCTCTTTATTCACCTTAATCGTGCCGATTAGGGAGAATAGCCGTCCGGTAAGCGACAGACGCCGCGGGGCTCCAGTCCCAAGGGAGCGCGGAACATCTGGCGGCGACGGAAGAGCGAAGGATAGCCGCAACCATGGATTTTAA
- a CDS encoding glycosyltransferase codes for MKHSTSMIGQQLYTRERRGIFRSTEGYDTVAKSDGLDQQFVKKQLHPLCVYDAPAELAASGEKDGAAYPETAYVLRLEGGEAVVGRSVYQAVDFTGLRSAFFTHNYVIPAAIADADPDSYKAYLGAAFVDSYDIEQGMELPDLAALPQVAGSAWTAREAGAASAAAGGAGAGAGQAGSGGSGQRAALAALNISEQRFKQLLFAVMASVGGRKKVYVALDVPIGQLPEQAKALLAVLYASLPYAFRKQLGFMTFAKEPQSRKGIHLTFVEKGSLRAGDRNVDKDYIFDFANDRFLNVDLDKGEHPYLDFAWDALDEPDRAERFYQFAEEMLSGMGQERLMGLGSYHELSVLFQVEEGSDELYELHKSAVLRGMLEYLRPAGALVQRIRMNDLFLSRFDYEFDAVRGGRVPEPFIAESFKDYYLIDSKYNGSKIVDYFIRSLLAAQQQGQAAAMAAYYGALETEPLLLKEFVSKMLASGALLERLLLPFLDGKLRDARSAKDIIIFMGKWGKDFPAILDNDVVHKLVRQQLKDKLMDEAQPVQVFQQVHEQLDKLSATAFDSDEGRVKTNHLTAGIGVRLFELELVAYRTLLTELDLDRLSQRELHKGSFLEKADRLEQWNAQLTDPRQRSTALIIKAAYDWFFKPQPKPSLFAKLSPVEIDRAQQLGRRWMLTVDSEMKAERFEQLVLAFYRSSDMETIDYAGLLDTLRKSAGEKELIYQFFAWSERHEDFMRPRGFVPAYATAITNYFRQHDRDAFKSRANRNEYFSKAGPRLQAVYNQVRGDLSSPLAKMFRQNRKPFLFSIVIAFAILTAGIGGLLALGGGDEPAEGDNLPGATNSPGLTAPDAAIPDTLVYAAKQEGVDGKQTTTLVFRFTDAALCSAFSPDTIAVVAADRETKEYSGLTFIPSCTAAPAESPAGTGTDESGASASPGDIASPTPTATSDAAALNTGNVENAAVGTADGVSASPGIVSPSPDASAGAGDDAASSGGSSASPNGTDTSEPGSAGSIAQPNPSDYPNRVVVDLGEDVELLPASKLKVGSVDYTLSEPFADAGLSATDDATSTSTSNSNSEETPSANPTN; via the coding sequence GTGAAGCATTCTACCTCTATGATTGGCCAGCAGCTGTATACGCGGGAGCGGCGGGGCATTTTTCGTTCGACGGAAGGTTATGACACGGTGGCTAAGTCCGACGGGCTGGATCAGCAGTTTGTGAAAAAGCAGCTGCATCCGCTTTGCGTCTATGACGCTCCGGCCGAGCTGGCAGCAAGCGGCGAGAAGGATGGCGCCGCTTATCCAGAAACGGCATATGTGCTGCGCTTGGAGGGCGGCGAGGCGGTTGTTGGCCGCAGCGTCTATCAAGCTGTGGACTTTACGGGGCTGCGCAGCGCCTTCTTCACACACAATTATGTAATTCCAGCCGCGATTGCAGATGCAGACCCAGATAGCTATAAAGCCTACCTCGGCGCTGCCTTCGTGGACAGCTATGACATAGAGCAGGGCATGGAGCTGCCTGATTTGGCGGCGCTCCCGCAAGTGGCGGGCAGCGCTTGGACGGCCCGAGAGGCCGGGGCCGCAAGCGCTGCGGCAGGCGGCGCTGGTGCTGGTGCTGGGCAAGCAGGCTCTGGCGGAAGCGGTCAGCGGGCGGCGCTCGCTGCGCTGAACATAAGCGAGCAGCGCTTTAAGCAGCTTCTATTTGCCGTTATGGCCTCCGTTGGCGGACGCAAGAAGGTGTATGTGGCACTTGATGTGCCTATCGGACAGCTGCCTGAGCAAGCGAAGGCGCTGCTGGCGGTGCTGTATGCGAGCTTGCCTTATGCCTTCCGCAAGCAGCTTGGCTTCATGACGTTTGCCAAAGAACCGCAAAGCCGCAAAGGGATTCATCTCACCTTCGTCGAGAAGGGCAGCCTGCGGGCAGGTGATCGCAATGTAGATAAGGACTACATCTTCGATTTTGCGAATGACCGTTTCCTCAATGTGGATTTGGATAAGGGAGAGCATCCTTATTTGGATTTTGCCTGGGATGCACTGGACGAGCCGGATCGCGCCGAGCGATTTTATCAGTTCGCCGAGGAAATGCTCAGCGGCATGGGGCAGGAGCGGTTAATGGGGCTGGGCTCCTACCACGAGCTAAGCGTCCTCTTCCAGGTTGAGGAAGGCAGCGATGAGCTGTATGAGCTGCATAAAAGCGCGGTGCTGCGCGGGATGCTGGAGTATTTGCGGCCAGCAGGAGCGCTTGTGCAGCGCATTCGAATGAATGACTTATTTTTGTCCCGCTTCGATTATGAGTTTGATGCTGTTCGTGGCGGTCGCGTGCCGGAGCCATTCATCGCGGAAAGCTTCAAGGATTATTATCTCATTGATAGTAAATATAATGGCAGCAAAATCGTCGATTATTTCATTCGCTCCTTGCTCGCTGCCCAGCAGCAGGGTCAAGCGGCAGCGATGGCGGCCTACTACGGAGCGTTAGAGACTGAGCCTCTCCTATTGAAGGAGTTTGTCAGCAAAATGCTGGCAAGCGGGGCGCTGCTGGAACGGCTGCTGCTCCCGTTTCTGGATGGCAAGCTGCGGGATGCAAGATCAGCGAAGGATATCATTATTTTTATGGGCAAATGGGGCAAGGACTTCCCAGCCATACTCGATAATGATGTCGTGCACAAGCTCGTCAGGCAGCAGCTCAAGGATAAGCTGATGGATGAGGCGCAGCCTGTGCAGGTATTCCAGCAGGTGCATGAGCAACTGGACAAGCTGAGTGCCACTGCTTTCGACAGCGACGAGGGCCGCGTGAAGACGAACCATTTGACGGCGGGTATTGGCGTCCGTCTGTTCGAGCTGGAGCTTGTCGCTTATCGTACGCTGCTGACGGAGCTGGATTTGGATCGGCTGTCGCAGCGGGAGCTGCATAAAGGCAGCTTTCTGGAGAAGGCGGATCGGCTGGAGCAGTGGAACGCTCAGTTGACTGATCCTAGGCAAAGGTCGACGGCGCTTATTATTAAAGCGGCTTACGATTGGTTTTTCAAACCGCAGCCGAAGCCGAGCTTGTTCGCCAAGCTGTCCCCCGTCGAAATCGATCGCGCCCAGCAGCTTGGACGGCGCTGGATGCTGACGGTCGATTCGGAAATGAAAGCGGAGCGGTTCGAGCAGCTTGTGCTCGCCTTTTATCGCAGCTCAGACATGGAGACGATTGATTATGCAGGGCTGCTGGATACGCTGCGCAAGAGCGCAGGGGAAAAAGAGCTCATTTATCAATTTTTTGCATGGTCGGAGCGCCATGAGGATTTTATGCGGCCGCGAGGCTTCGTGCCTGCGTATGCAACCGCCATTACGAATTATTTCAGGCAGCATGACCGCGATGCCTTCAAGAGCCGCGCGAATCGGAATGAGTATTTTTCCAAGGCAGGCCCAAGGCTGCAGGCTGTTTACAATCAGGTAAGAGGGGATCTGTCTTCGCCTCTGGCGAAAATGTTTCGGCAAAATCGCAAGCCGTTTCTCTTCTCCATAGTTATAGCCTTTGCCATACTAACAGCAGGCATAGGCGGCTTGCTTGCGCTTGGCGGCGGTGACGAGCCTGCGGAAGGAGACAATCTTCCTGGCGCGACGAATAGCCCTGGCCTGACTGCTCCAGACGCAGCAATTCCCGATACACTCGTATATGCGGCGAAGCAGGAGGGTGTTGACGGCAAACAAACAACAACACTCGTATTCCGGTTCACGGATGCTGCCCTATGCAGCGCCTTCTCCCCGGATACGATAGCTGTTGTCGCAGCAGATAGAGAAACTAAGGAATATAGCGGTCTAACGTTCATTCCTAGCTGTACGGCTGCCCCTGCGGAATCCCCTGCCGGGACAGGGACGGATGAAAGCGGAGCTTCTGCCAGCCCGGGCGATATTGCATCGCCTACTCCTACAGCAACTAGCGATGCAGCGGCACTTAATACAGGCAATGTAGAAAATGCTGCCGTTGGTACAGCAGATGGCGTGTCGGCAAGTCCCGGCATCGTCTCCCCATCGCCGGATGCAAGTGCAGGAGCAGGCGACGATGCAGCCTCCAGCGGCGGAAGCAGTGCAAGCCCAAATGGAACAGACACCAGCGAGCCGGGTTCTGCTGGCAGCATAGCGCAGCCTAACCCGAGCGATTATCCGAACCGCGTCGTTGTCGATTTAGGCGAGGATGTGGAGCTGCTTCCAGCGAGCAAATTGAAGGTGGGCAGCGTTGATTATACGCTGTCCGAGCCTTTTGCTGATGCAGGCCTATCTGCTACAGATGATGCCACTAGCACTAGCACTAGCAACAGCAATAGCGAAGAGACACCATCAGCCAATCCAACAAATTAA
- a CDS encoding transcription initiation factor TFIID — MRELLERYAADYAAAEQMLSGHGDDQSIIHYPTVFLYIGDEAGQAIEPMIQMNAAKWENSAGVIYFHAASASGKGRQAASAAHTAKVTEVVLSGLSPLGSDHKAGRKELWEAFRGNAGYLADLNRALRGVSDTIADYGRLYASFDRLHLAVITRADDPMNALVPDISLLAQAIFQQSFKSVQMDLYTLISEREQMDTFAHASAIGVSFLRELEGMQRPDYTFSALLEVTGDGLAIPVVHPPSPLFDLVYVLSDRNEKGMTAVNGIRDNYDIICHIQLLKNRKRKDAQADEAYGGYNNSTFKNSLRTESGRQGFVSAGLSKVKRPNYSIALTVLYHLHMQLSELLAKEPELSMREKLACFGIDPASVDAMLLQLLPSDEQLADMTGLLTSGVRYEQLKPLSLRDAEEALFGDGASVFFHNHFARTAQQRLSEFGAAAEMRRAVAKFEREHTDISFYQLCAWTEPSGDDGSVLAGVRSRIKELAIAVEQAREELGRTQSGRAEDVRIQRLPFMDKQNLRSFIRAFFQLVYGQKWELLRLELELSLYRRLADELEQLHELYRLRVKQMADMADVMKQTALQSIKTADDYIGQNIFEYYARVTCDIVLEVQDKRGAGIWFDERYLGSAAELLEQGNEAYVNKLAQLGLRHVLTAEPFAQTFEEELLRRANVTIDYTNRQALAKEDLFKRLYRTLEENASINVRLLDYTHEHRYEEKYMFGDAESEFVQYALGVDETSRIYKLGCIHEKRSSGVEKLNLMGGFHLEDLLYYRNGKVYYETYRENGYAFHGVDPAGLPELR; from the coding sequence ATGAGAGAGCTTCTGGAGCGGTATGCAGCTGATTATGCGGCTGCCGAGCAAATGCTCAGCGGTCATGGAGACGATCAGAGCATCATTCATTATCCGACTGTATTTTTGTATATTGGCGACGAGGCGGGCCAAGCGATTGAGCCGATGATACAGATGAATGCGGCGAAATGGGAAAATAGCGCCGGCGTCATTTATTTTCACGCCGCGTCCGCTAGCGGGAAAGGACGGCAGGCGGCAAGCGCCGCCCATACCGCCAAGGTGACAGAGGTTGTGCTCAGCGGCTTGTCGCCGCTCGGCAGCGACCATAAGGCGGGGCGCAAGGAGCTATGGGAAGCCTTCCGCGGCAATGCCGGCTACTTGGCTGACCTAAACCGCGCGCTCCGCGGTGTCAGTGATACGATTGCCGATTATGGGAGGCTGTATGCCTCCTTTGATCGGCTGCATTTGGCGGTTATTACGCGTGCCGATGACCCGATGAATGCGCTGGTGCCGGATATTTCCTTGCTGGCACAGGCGATTTTTCAGCAATCGTTCAAATCCGTGCAGATGGATCTTTATACGCTAATCAGCGAGCGTGAGCAAATGGATACCTTCGCTCACGCCAGCGCGATTGGCGTGAGCTTTCTGCGCGAGCTGGAAGGGATGCAGCGGCCGGATTATACGTTCTCGGCGCTGCTTGAGGTGACGGGCGACGGGCTGGCGATTCCGGTCGTTCATCCTCCGTCACCGCTGTTCGATCTCGTCTATGTGCTGTCGGACCGCAACGAGAAGGGCATGACCGCCGTCAACGGCATTCGAGACAATTACGATATTATTTGCCACATTCAGCTGCTCAAAAACCGCAAGCGCAAGGATGCTCAGGCAGATGAAGCCTACGGCGGCTACAATAACTCGACGTTCAAGAACAGCCTGCGTACGGAATCAGGCAGGCAAGGCTTCGTCTCGGCGGGGCTGTCCAAGGTGAAGCGCCCGAATTATTCGATTGCGCTGACGGTGCTGTATCATCTTCATATGCAGCTATCCGAGCTGTTGGCGAAGGAGCCTGAGCTCAGCATGCGGGAGAAGCTTGCCTGCTTCGGCATCGACCCGGCCTCGGTCGATGCGATGCTGCTACAGCTGCTGCCGAGCGATGAGCAGCTTGCCGACATGACGGGACTTCTAACCTCCGGCGTTCGTTATGAGCAGTTGAAGCCGTTATCGCTGCGGGACGCTGAGGAGGCGCTGTTTGGGGACGGAGCCTCCGTCTTTTTCCATAATCATTTCGCCCGCACGGCGCAGCAGCGGCTGTCCGAATTTGGCGCGGCAGCGGAAATGCGCCGTGCTGTTGCCAAGTTCGAGCGGGAGCATACTGACATTAGCTTCTACCAGCTATGTGCTTGGACGGAGCCAAGCGGCGACGATGGCAGTGTGCTTGCAGGTGTGCGCAGCCGTATTAAGGAGCTGGCGATTGCCGTGGAGCAGGCGCGCGAGGAGCTGGGGCGCACGCAGTCGGGACGCGCGGAGGATGTCCGCATTCAGCGGCTGCCTTTTATGGATAAGCAAAATTTGCGTTCGTTTATCCGTGCCTTTTTTCAGCTGGTGTATGGTCAGAAGTGGGAGCTGCTGCGGCTTGAGCTGGAGCTGTCGCTGTATCGCCGCTTGGCGGATGAGCTGGAGCAGCTTCATGAGCTGTACCGGCTGCGCGTCAAGCAGATGGCGGATATGGCAGACGTCATGAAGCAGACGGCGCTGCAAAGCATCAAGACCGCTGACGATTACATCGGGCAAAATATTTTTGAATATTATGCTCGGGTAACTTGTGATATCGTGCTGGAGGTTCAGGATAAACGGGGTGCAGGCATCTGGTTTGATGAGCGTTATCTCGGCTCTGCGGCGGAGCTGCTGGAGCAGGGCAATGAGGCTTACGTGAATAAGCTCGCGCAGCTAGGCTTGAGGCATGTGCTGACGGCGGAGCCATTCGCCCAGACGTTTGAGGAGGAGCTGCTTCGCAGAGCGAATGTGACGATTGACTACACGAACCGCCAAGCGCTGGCGAAAGAGGATTTGTTCAAGCGCCTTTACCGGACGCTGGAGGAGAACGCATCGATTAACGTTCGGCTGCTGGACTACACGCATGAGCATCGCTACGAGGAAAAATATATGTTCGGCGATGCGGAAAGCGAATTTGTGCAGTACGCGCTTGGCGTCGACGAAACGTCGCGAATCTACAAGCTCGGCTGCATTCACGAGAAGCGCAGCAGCGGTGTGGAGAAGCTGAATCTGATGGGTGGCTTCCACCTGGAAGACCTGTTGTATTATCGCAATGGCAAGGTGTATTACGAGACATATAGAGAGAACGGCTATGCGTTCCACGGCGTGGACCCGGCAGGCTTGCCGGAGCTGCGCTAG
- a CDS encoding beta-mannanase has protein sequence MRFVEAEGDSPRIKGLTHTLNGDRCTLQWLWPSGVEAVYIGKAEAEQAAFRGTPDLASLKLYTRAEYKSNNGYHIRLEGIGRYRFTVYIYEEGAEDGKVIWLQSDGQSELDVSAGRAKIRYSVKQKTGFLQRYKTVSIQVTAEVPIAKDVLCYVKKTGGYPANKDDGMMYPFAAAFASGRNVLPPIEVGKQDFIRVFFTDGPRFAQLYELVPE, from the coding sequence ATGCGATTTGTGGAAGCAGAGGGCGATTCGCCGCGAATCAAAGGCTTGACTCATACGCTGAATGGCGACCGCTGCACGCTGCAATGGCTGTGGCCGAGCGGCGTCGAGGCGGTTTATATCGGCAAGGCGGAGGCTGAGCAGGCGGCATTCAGAGGAACGCCGGACCTTGCATCATTAAAGCTCTATACGAGGGCTGAATACAAGTCAAACAACGGCTATCATATACGGCTGGAGGGCATCGGGCGCTACCGCTTTACCGTCTACATTTATGAAGAGGGAGCGGAGGATGGCAAAGTCATCTGGCTGCAGAGCGATGGCCAAAGCGAGCTGGATGTGAGCGCCGGCAGAGCGAAGATCCGCTATTCCGTCAAGCAGAAGACCGGATTTCTTCAGCGGTATAAGACGGTTTCGATTCAGGTGACGGCGGAGGTGCCGATTGCCAAGGATGTATTATGTTATGTGAAAAAAACGGGCGGCTATCCGGCAAACAAGGATGATGGCATGATGTATCCATTTGCCGCTGCTTTCGCCTCCGGGCGGAATGTGCTGCCGCCAATCGAGGTCGGCAAGCAGGACTTCATCCGTGTATTTTTCACCGATGGCCCGCGTTTCGCACAGCTGTACGAACTGGTGCCGGAATGA